From a single Parambassis ranga chromosome 2, fParRan2.1, whole genome shotgun sequence genomic region:
- the sf3a3 gene encoding splicing factor 3A subunit 3 — protein METILEQQRRYHEEKERLMDAKTKEMLHKKSTLREQINSDHRTRAMLDRYMDVSANLRDSYEDKDGMRRDELAAITGPNEFAEFYNRLKQIKEFHRKHPNEISIPMSAEFEELMKARDNPSEEAQNMVEFTDEEGYGRYLDLHDCYLKYINLKGVERLEYITYLSSFDQLFDIPKDRKNAEYKKYLEMLLEYLQDYTDRVKPLQDQNDLYNKVLTDFEKKWDNGTFPGWPKETSSALTHAGAHLDLSAFSSWEELASLGLDRLKSALMALGLKCGGTLEERAQRLFSTKGKSLESLDPSLFAKNPKAKGPKKDTERNKEIGFLEAQVYEYVEVLGEQRQLTHENVQRKQARTGEEREEEEEEQLSESESEDEDNEIIYNPKNLPLGWDGKPIPYWLYKLHGLNINYNCEICGNYTYRGPKAFQRHFAEWRHAHGMRCLGIPNTAHFANVTQIEDAVSLWAKLKSQKALERWQPDTEEEYEDSSGNVVNKKTYEDLKRQGLL, from the exons ATGGAGACTATTTTAGAACAACAGCGTCGCTACCacgaagagaaagagaggctaATGGACGCCAAAACAAAGGAAATGTTACACAAGAAGTCCACC CTGCGTGAGCAAATTAATTCCGACCATCGAACAAGAGCAATGTTGGAT AGGTATATGGACGTGAGCGCAAATCTCAGGGACTCCTATGAAGACAAAGATGG AATGAGGAGGGATGAACTTGCAGCCATCACGGGACCAAATGAGTTTGCAGAGTTCTACAACAGACTGAAACAGATAAAGGAGTTTCACAGAAAGCACCCAAATGAg ATTTCCATTCCCATGTCTGCTGAGTTTGAGGAGCTGATGAAGGCCCGAGACAACCCCAGCGAAGAGGCTCAGA ATATGGTGGAGTTCACAGATGAGGAAGGATATGGACGCTATCTTGACCTCCACGACTGCTACCTGAAATACATCAACTTGAAGGGAGTTGAG AGACTAGAGTATATCACGTATCTGTCCTCATTCGACCAGCTGTTCGACATCCCCAAAGACAGGAAAAATGCAGAATACAAAAA GTATTTGGAGATGCTCCTGGAGTACCTGCAAGACTACACAGACAGGGTTAAACCTCTGCAGGACCAGAATGATCTCTATAACAAAGTACTGACAGACTTTGAGAAAAAGTGGGACAATGGGACCTTTCCAGGCTGGCCT AAAGAGACAAGCAGTGCTTTGACACACGCTGGAGCTCATTTGGACCtctctgctttttcttcttgggag GAGTTGGCCTCTTTGGGTCTGGACAGATTGAAGTCTGCTCTCATGGCTTTGGGACTTAAGTGTGGAGG GACTCTGGAGGAGAGAGCACAGAGACTCTTCAGCACTAAAGGCAAATCCCTGGAATCACTTGACCCGTCGCTGTTTGCCAAGAATCCCAAAGCCAAAGGCCCTAAAAA agacacagagcgtAATAAGGAAATTGGCTTTCTGGAAGCTCAAGTCTACGAGTATGTGGAGGTCCTTGGG GAGCAGAGGCAGCTGACCCATGAGAACGTGCAGAGGAAGCAGGCCAGGACTGGCGAGGagcgagaggaagaggaggaggagcagctcagtGAAAGCGAGAGCGAAGACGAAGACAACGAGATTATCTACAACCCCAAAAACCTGCCCCTGGGGTGGGATGGCAAG CCAATTCCATACTGGCTGTATAAACTCCACGGGCTGAACATTAACTACAACTGTGAGATCTGTGGAAACTACACCTACAGAGGACCCAAAGCCTTCCAGAGACACTTTGCA GAGTGGAGGCATGCTCACGGTATGCGTTGCCTGGGGATCCCCAACACCGCTCACTTTGCTAATGTCACACAGATTGAGGACGCCGTTTCCC TGTGGGCTAAGCTGAAGTCCCAAAAGGCATTGGAGCGGTGGCAGCCAGATACTGAG gagGAGTACGAGGACTCAAGTGGAAACGTGGTCAACAAGAAGACCTATGAGGATCTGAAGAGACAGGGCTTGTTGTAG